A single genomic interval of Oncorhynchus mykiss isolate Arlee chromosome 13, USDA_OmykA_1.1, whole genome shotgun sequence harbors:
- the LOC118938325 gene encoding interferon-induced protein 44-like: MWLFKSTTPPIPTAVFEKEWRITPWGQKEVILQRLKDYVPGNPEIKSIRVFLHGPVGAGKSSLINFINSVFQGHTTSIALADNAIAGESFTKKYQTHKIGKGKHGIYYPIVFNDVMGLQESSGKGVHKDDIINALKGHVKEGHKFNPMSPLSEEDPGYIKIPSSEDRVHCLVIVMPADKMAFLSGGVIQKIRDVRLAAADMGIPQMVILTRVDEACPLVKKDLKNIYLSKYIKEKMEQCSAKLGVPVNCILPVKNYHEEIDLNEDMDVLLLRALRQMVDFADDFIKNIPLKITPQGN, from the exons ATGTGGCTGTTTAAATCAACTACACCACCTATCCCTACTGCAG tttttgaaAAGGAATGGAGGATCACACCCTGGGG TCAGAAAGAGGTAATACTGCAGAGATTGAAAGACTATGTTCCCGGAAACCCTGAAATTAAGAGTATCCGAGTCTTCCTCCATGGACCAGTCGGAGCGGGCAAGTCCAGCCTTATCAACTTCATCAACAGTGTCTTTCAGGGTCACACTACCAGCATTGCACTAGCTGACAATGCTATTGCAGGTGAAAGCTTCACCAAAAAA TACCAAACCCACAAAATTGGAAAAGGGAAACATGGAATCTACTACCCCATTGTCTTCAATGATGTCATGGGTCTGCAGGAAAGCAGTGGCAAAGGTGTGCATAAGGATGACATCATCAACGCCCTAAAGGGCCATGTAAAAGAGGGTCACAAG TTTAATCCCATGTCACCATTATCAGAAGAGGATCCTGGCTACATAAAGATCCCCAGTTCAGAAGACAGAGTTCACTGTCTGGTCATTGTCATGCCAGCTGATAAAATGGCTTTCTTGAGTGGAGGTGTTATCCAGAAGATCAGGGACGTCAGACTAGCTGCCGCTGATATGG GGATTCCCCAAATGGTTATTCTCACCAGAGTGGATGAAGCCTGTCCATTGGTGAAGAAAGACCTGAAAAACATCTATCTGAGCAAGTACATAAAGGAGAAG ATGGAGCAGTGCAGTGCCAAACTGGGAGTACCAGTGAACTGCATCCTGCCTGTGAAGAACTACCATGAGGAAATTGACTtgaatgaagacatggatgtgcTGCTATTGAGAGCACTGAGGCAGATGGTGGACTTTGCAGATGACTTCATCAAAAATATCCCTCTCAAAATAACCCCACAAGGTAACTGA
- the LOC110538743 gene encoding lipid droplet assembly factor 1 isoform X2 has translation MQCNTVTTIPKGLLQLRDSLSSMMDSLYKDPKVAALMNTSMGQYLNGHPFLALAVLVFGSMATVPIGIFLTFATVTFIGATVGFVLLEVFLLSLGGVSLLCVLSALAILSILVSLVLGACYITSYNVLNFYYSQRDEEAYGKGSRRFKELQRQ, from the exons ATGCAGTGCAACACTGTGACAACTATCCCCAAAGGGCTACTGCAGCTTCGAGACAGTTTGAGTAGCATGATGGACAGCCTTTACAAAGACCCCAAG GTGGCAGCTCTGATGAACACATCAATGGGGCAGTACCTCAATGGCCACCCATTCTTAGCCCTGGCTGTGTTGGTATTTGGCTCCATGGCCACTGTACCCATTGGGATTTTCCTGACCTTTGCCACTGTTACATTCATTGGTGCCACTGTGGGTTTCGTTTTATTGGAGG tgTTTCTGCTATCCCTAGGAGGGGTCAGTCTGCTGTGTGTGCTCTCTGCTCTGgccatcctctccatcctggtCTCCTTGGTCCTTGGTGCCTGTTACATTACCTCTTACAATGTGCTCAACTTCTACTACAGCCAGCG AGATGAAGAAGCCTATGGAAAGGGAAGCCGGAGGTTTAAGGAGCTGCAGCGTCAGTGA
- the LOC110538736 gene encoding immunoglobulin superfamily member 6-like isoform X1 has product MEKKENCPPGLSLHQPDDIIWRIGGQSASLPCNIAYDTNRNIDFLWFVFKQDAHHSVDLITQQHKYSLERNSLNINSLQANDSGVYHCAALFRDVVCSGAQEIGQGTTLVVRERGVQMTWHVLLWLLFVLLVLYSLAILILIIRKKTGKDIAVCRGTQKSDIQKNKVRVQFGAVVQELYGKRNLRSNKKNPNHSGPAQNKVESPHSNHPEDIYQNQ; this is encoded by the exons ATGGAGAAGAAGGAAAACTGCCCCCCAGGGTTATCGTTACACCAGCCAGACGATATCATTTGGCGGATAGGGGGTCAGTCAGCCTCTCTCCCCTGTAACATCGCATATGATACCAATAGGAACATTGATTTCCTCTGGTTCGTCTTCAAGCAGGACGCTCACCACTCGGTCGATCTGATAACCCAGCAACACAAATACAGCCTGGAGAGAAACAGCCTAAATATCAACTCACTCCAGGCCAATGACAGCGGGGTGTACCACTGTGCTGCCTTGTTTAGAGACGTGGTATGCAGCGGGGCACAGGAGATAGGGCAGGGCACCACGCTGGTGGTGAGAG AGAGGGGCGTGCAGATGACCTGGCATGTTTTGCTGTGGCTGCTGTTTGTCCTGTTAGTCTTGTACAGTCTGGCAATACTGATTCTGATCATTCGTAAGAAG ACTGGGAAAGACATTGCCGTTTGCAGAGGCACACAGAAGAGTGACATCCAG AAGAATAAAGTTCGAGTACAGTTTGGTGCTGTTGTGCAAGAGCTGTACGGTAAGAGGAACTTACGAAGTAACAAGAAAAACCCCAACCACAGTGGCCCTGCTCAAAACAAG GTTGAAAGCCCCCACTCCAACCATCCAGAGGACATTTACCAAAACCAGtga
- the LOC110538745 gene encoding ER lumen protein-retaining receptor 2, translating into MNIFRLTGDLSHLAAIIILLLKIWKTRSCAGISGKSQILFALVFTTRYLDLLTSFISLYNTTMKVIYIGCAYATVYLIYMKFKATYDGNHDSFRMEFLVVPVGGLACLVNHDFSFLEILWTFSIYLESVAILPQLFMISKTGEAETITTHYLFFLGLYRALYLFNWIWRFYFEGFFDMIAIVAGMVQTILYCDFFYLYVTKVLKGKKLSLPA; encoded by the exons ATGAACATCTTCAGGTTAACGGGAGACCTCTCTCACTTGGCAGCTATCATCATTCTCCTGCTGAAAATATGGAAAACCAGGTCGTGTGCTG GTATCTCTGGGAAGAGCCAGATCCTGTTTGCTTTGGTCTTCACTACTCGTTACCTGGACCTCCTCACCTCTTTCATTTCCCTCTACAACACCACCATGAAG GTGATCTACATTGGTTGTGCCTACGCCACTGTCTACCTGATCTACATGAAGTTCAAGGCCACCTATGATGGGAACCATGACAGCTTCCGAATGGAATTCCTGGTGGTTCCTGTAGGGGGCCTCGCCTGCCTGGTCAACCATGACTTCTCTTTCCTAGAG ATCCTGTGGACATTCTCCATCTACCTGGAGTCGGTGGCCATCCTGCCCCAGCTCTTCATGATCAGTAAGACGGGCGAGGCGGAGACCATCACCACCCACTACCTGTTTTTCCTGGGTCTCTACCGGGCCCTGTACCTCTTCAACTGGATCTGGCGCTTTTACTTCGAGGGTTTCTTCGACATGATCGCCATTGTGGCCGGCATGGTGCAGACCATCCTCTACTGTGACTTCTTCTACCTTTATGTCACCAAAG TGCTGAAAGGAAAGAAGCTGAGCCTGCCAGCATGA
- the LOC110538743 gene encoding lipid droplet assembly factor 1 isoform X3, whose translation MQCNTVTTIPKGLLQLRDSLSSMMDSLYKDPKVAALMNTSMGQYLNGHPFLALAVLVFGSMATVPIGIFLTFATVTFIGATVGFVLLEVFLLSLGGVSLLCVLSALAILSILVSLVLGACYITSYNVLNFYYSQRYQNTQPGR comes from the exons ATGCAGTGCAACACTGTGACAACTATCCCCAAAGGGCTACTGCAGCTTCGAGACAGTTTGAGTAGCATGATGGACAGCCTTTACAAAGACCCCAAG GTGGCAGCTCTGATGAACACATCAATGGGGCAGTACCTCAATGGCCACCCATTCTTAGCCCTGGCTGTGTTGGTATTTGGCTCCATGGCCACTGTACCCATTGGGATTTTCCTGACCTTTGCCACTGTTACATTCATTGGTGCCACTGTGGGTTTCGTTTTATTGGAGG tgTTTCTGCTATCCCTAGGAGGGGTCAGTCTGCTGTGTGTGCTCTCTGCTCTGgccatcctctccatcctggtCTCCTTGGTCCTTGGTGCCTGTTACATTACCTCTTACAATGTGCTCAACTTCTACTACAGCCAGCGGTATCAAAACACACAGCCTgga AGATGA
- the LOC110538743 gene encoding lipid droplet assembly factor 1 isoform X1 gives MQCNTVTTIPKGLLQLRDSLSSMMDSLYKDPKVAALMNTSMGQYLNGHPFLALAVLVFGSMATVPIGIFLTFATVTFIGATVGFVLLEVFLLSLGGVSLLCVLSALAILSILVSLVLGACYITSYNVLNFYYSQRYQNTQPGVKTHTHTQRPFI, from the exons ATGCAGTGCAACACTGTGACAACTATCCCCAAAGGGCTACTGCAGCTTCGAGACAGTTTGAGTAGCATGATGGACAGCCTTTACAAAGACCCCAAG GTGGCAGCTCTGATGAACACATCAATGGGGCAGTACCTCAATGGCCACCCATTCTTAGCCCTGGCTGTGTTGGTATTTGGCTCCATGGCCACTGTACCCATTGGGATTTTCCTGACCTTTGCCACTGTTACATTCATTGGTGCCACTGTGGGTTTCGTTTTATTGGAGG tgTTTCTGCTATCCCTAGGAGGGGTCAGTCTGCTGTGTGTGCTCTCTGCTCTGgccatcctctccatcctggtCTCCTTGGTCCTTGGTGCCTGTTACATTACCTCTTACAATGTGCTCAACTTCTACTACAGCCAGCGGTATCAAAACACACAGCCTggagtaaaaacacacacacacacacagaggccctTCATTTGA
- the LOC110538736 gene encoding immunoglobulin superfamily member 6-like isoform X2 has protein sequence MEKKENCPPGLSLHQPDDIIWRIGGQSASLPCNIAYDTNRNIDFLWFVFKQDAHHSVDLITQQHKYSLERNSLNINSLQANDSGVYHCAALFRDVVCSGAQEIGQGTTLVVRERGVQMTWHVLLWLLFVLLVLYSLAILILIIRKKKNKVRVQFGAVVQELYGKRNLRSNKKNPNHSGPAQNKVESPHSNHPEDIYQNQ, from the exons ATGGAGAAGAAGGAAAACTGCCCCCCAGGGTTATCGTTACACCAGCCAGACGATATCATTTGGCGGATAGGGGGTCAGTCAGCCTCTCTCCCCTGTAACATCGCATATGATACCAATAGGAACATTGATTTCCTCTGGTTCGTCTTCAAGCAGGACGCTCACCACTCGGTCGATCTGATAACCCAGCAACACAAATACAGCCTGGAGAGAAACAGCCTAAATATCAACTCACTCCAGGCCAATGACAGCGGGGTGTACCACTGTGCTGCCTTGTTTAGAGACGTGGTATGCAGCGGGGCACAGGAGATAGGGCAGGGCACCACGCTGGTGGTGAGAG AGAGGGGCGTGCAGATGACCTGGCATGTTTTGCTGTGGCTGCTGTTTGTCCTGTTAGTCTTGTACAGTCTGGCAATACTGATTCTGATCATTCGTAAGAAG AAGAATAAAGTTCGAGTACAGTTTGGTGCTGTTGTGCAAGAGCTGTACGGTAAGAGGAACTTACGAAGTAACAAGAAAAACCCCAACCACAGTGGCCCTGCTCAAAACAAG GTTGAAAGCCCCCACTCCAACCATCCAGAGGACATTTACCAAAACCAGtga